Genomic window (Canis lupus dingo isolate Sandy chromosome 6, ASM325472v2, whole genome shotgun sequence):
TGATAAATGCATGACTCTTGGGGCTGTGTCGGTCTCCTCAGTTTGGTTGGAGGGCAGACTTCCTCACTTTTGGGAAAGAAAGCTGTACCTCGTTGAGAAGAAAGACAGGGGTGCCTAGCCACTGCAGTGGAACATAAGTGCATTTAGAAGTGTGCATATTGAAGATGGGTAGtcaagggggtgggtgggagtcTGTACCAATCATCTACCCACTGCCTCTCAGCTCTAAATTCACCTTTGACTggcctggaaaaacaaaacaaaaacaaaaacaaaaccaaaacagatcTGGACCCTttacatatttttccctttgccaGCTGACACTGAAGCTTTGTCGGCAGAGGATGCAGGAGACACCACCACAAGACAGACTGTGTCTCCCAGGTCCGGATGCTCTCTCTTGCAGCATGGGCAGCTGACCCAGCTGCAGGCCCTTGCCGGGCTCACCCTTCCCCCCAGCAGCTGCCTTGGCAGTTTTGTAGCAGAGCACAAGTGAGACACCTTCCCAAAAGATCTATCTCCTGCAGTTCCATGGGGTGGCATCACAGTGACGTCTCTGCCATGCGATAAGCAGAGGGCCAGGTCCAGGAGTTGGGATCTCAGTCCTGGCATCATATGCTCTCCTCCATGGATACActatctctgttctttttttttcttttttttctttttaaaaaaattttttaaaaaaaatttatttatgatagtcatacagagagagagagagagagagagagagagagagaggcagagacataggcagagggagaagcaggctccatgcaccgggagcctgacgtgggattcgatcccgggtctccaggatcgcacccagggccaaaggcaggcgccaaaccgctgcgccacccagggatcgctcTCTGTTCTAAGTTTAGGGATTTCTCCTTACCTCTGCTACTCTTCTTTAGTGGTCTCCTTACCTCTCACTAGCCAAACCCTTATACactaataattctttatatttatatcaaacCTGTCCTGTTCAAATCACTGTGTAGTCCATTCTCCTGCCTGGACTCAAACTGACAGGATAACTCTACCACCTATGAAGCAACCGGCAAGAAAGCTGGAAATCAGCTTTTATCACATGCTCTCCCCCATCTCTACAATGAACTGGTTCAGATTGGTTATCAATTTTTGTTGATTCTAATTCCTTCATCTCCACTGAATTAAGAATCTTCTCATCTACTGTGATTTAGTTTAGAGCTCTGAAATATTCACTGGCTACTACAACAAATCTAGAACCACTTTTGGTATCTATCTTTTTGTCAGTCCTCTGCTGCCAATCTTTTCTGTTCTAAGATCTTTTCAACCTATAGccatagtttttttaaaaaacataaatcccACTCATGTCATTCTCctgattaaaattatttaatcccttgggatccctgggtggcgcagcggtttggcgcctgcctttggcccggggcacgatcctggagacccaggatcgaatcccacgtcgggctcccggtgcatggagcctgcttctccctctgcctgtgtctctgcctctctgtctctctctgtgtgactatcatgaataaataaaatctttaaaaaaaaaataaataaataaaaaaaataaaattatttaatcccCTACTTTGATAATGAAATTCAAACCCCCGCTCCTcatgatttagcacctgcctcgtTTTCTATTACCTTCCACTAGTCAAACCTTCTCTCatcaccacaccacaccacaacCAATTTCTTCTACTGCATGGAACAACTTCCATTTCTCTGGCATGGTTCAGGCTGTCTTTGTCGTAAAATCTGGGCCTTTGCATCTGCTGCTTCCTAAATTACTAAGCCTCTATCACTCAACCTGGATAACTCGTTCTTGACAGGATGAGATCTGAGGTAGCCACAGACTAAAATCACCATGACCTTAGTTAGATGTGCACAGTGATTTGTACTTAGAAGGCAGTATGTGGCACTCAAACCATAGCACCCTAGTGTATGCTGAGATAGAACACTGTGATAGGAACCCAGGTCTCCCCTTGCCTGGTCCAGGTCAGTGCTCACTTAGAAGGATCACATCACCGATATATTTGTCCATCAATGATGGATACACACCCAAACTGATTTAACTTTTTCTTACCTCCGGAAAGATCCATCTTATTGCTCTGTACATTTTCTTCGGGTGAGTCTCTCTGAAGCAAGAAAACACATTGTGTTAGCGGGCCTTGacttattaatgaaaataaaaatgaaaaattttactttatatttcagtatttgtcaaaaatcaaatggACCGCAAAACTCTTTCCACTGcctaataagaaaattttaaaaataagatatgtgATCAATGTTTTTAGCTAAAAGTGTAAAAAGACAGAAAGCTTCATGGCCAATTTTACTCTAACCTCCAGCATATACATAAAGACTCAAAGATAAtttgttaagaaaacaaaaaactgaagttAGGGTAAATTTACAGACCATCACTCAAAGAAGGGCTGCTATAAAAATACACTTACCGAAAAACTGATATTTGAAAACTGTTTAACGAATGGATTTATCCATGCTTCTTCTTGTTTGTTTCCACCTTTCATGGTTCCCTTTGCAAAACAAAAGAGTAGAAAGCTGCCATGGCCACCTCTATTGATCTAGGTACAGTGATGGATTAATAAAACTTCAAGACAATTCCCAATTCTCATATTTAGCCAATTAATTTCTCCTCCAACCAATTTTAGCAGAGTTGTTAACAATTACAAAtcaacttatttaattttcaactttCTTTGCTCCAGTCCTCTGGTATGGCTGTAACGTACAGAGAAATCTCTAACAGCAAGCAGTCAGAAGGAAAAGACGGAAGCAAAGGGCCTTGATgatccacaaaaagaaaaaaaaaggtcctcACAATAACAGAGAACTGCTCATCACAATTTCCAGTTTACAACTGGACTATGTTCTAAGAGCTTAATTATAACCTCGATTTGTGGCATTCTCATAACACACCAAAGTAAAAGTACTCGTTAGGTTCCTCAGGTTAGTCCAAAGAAACCGACATAACCCACGATTTAATTACGCTATGCGCACTGtactgaaaaactataaaaaaaaaaaaacaaaccaaaactattttaaaatttcaatttgtgTCACTGAGAACACAGTACTCCAATGGCAGCTGAGCTGggggttccccccacccccctccaccttGGTGCCAGTGCCGTAGTTGGCTAGGCACAGGCAGTACAGAAACGCCTTTGAGGCACACTCTCAAGGAACCACGAGCCTGGCTGTCGGGGAGGCTGGATGCCACAGGGACCAAGGTCTCCAATGAATATGAAGACCACGGGGCTGTTCTTGGTCTGACCTTAATTCCCCTTTCCCGTTGCTACCGCCTGTTCCTTCCGACTGTGGGACAGAACACAGTTTCATGATCCCCCCCAAGTGCAGGTCTCTGAAGCAAGCACCTAACCCTTGCCAAGGTTTCTGAAGTCCTCCTTgattcctctgcctccccctgccctcttGCCTAACTGGCTGCCAAAGCCTCTGTCCCTCTGATTTCGAAATGCCTCTCTACTCAGTCTCTTGCACTACACATCCACTTTGGTTTCCCAGTTCAAGCCCTCACTTCTCACCCGAATGAGTGCAGAAGCTTCCTGACTGAGACTCCCCCAACTCTGGTCTCTCCTCTGTGCCAATTATCTTTCATACCATCACTGGTTagctttctttaaagaaagtagtttttaaaagccCAAGGTCATGTTGCCTTCTATGCAATTTCATTGGCTCCATATCTTAGAATAAAGTTCAAATTCTTTGGCATGGTATTGAAAATACTTTACAATCTAGCCTTAATTTAACTATAGAGCCAGATCTCCTATCACCTCTTTCAGAAATTCTCCACTTTAGTATGTCAGGCTACTCTTTTCCTTAGCATATCCCACCCGCAGGCATCTTCCAAACTCAAGTGGCCACTCCTTAGCGCTCTCCTACTGTCCCATACTAGACTCTGAGTTCCTCGAAGGTGCAGCTCATTTCTTAGTGTTTCTGAACCCCCAGCACcaagcacagtacctggcacacagcagaagctaaataaatgtttgcagttgctttctaaaagatttttactagcagaaacaaaggagaaagagtaAAAAGGCTACAcaccctttcccttctcctttttttgcCACTCAGACCCTGTAAGGAAAGACAAAGTCACAAAACAGCATGGTCCAGTGGGAAGAACACAGGGTTTGGAATTAGAAGACCTAAAATTAAGTCCTTGCTCTGTCAACTAGTTATGCATCTTTGGGCAAGTCACCACCTTTGACAGTCTCAAATTCCTCATCGGTATTCTACCTCAGAAGGTCATGAGGATCAAATGGCTTATGTAAAATATGGGAAAGCATTTCATAAGCTATATGCAGTGGCAATAGGCAAATTCAGCCAAATGcaacatctttttaaatgaaaatggcaGGTCCTAGACTGAGAATCCCAGGATTAAAAGGGAGGGACCCTGGTGGCCAACTAATGTAACTACTGGATATTTGACCTCTAAGATCCcgggggctgggggtaggggggtagGGGCGGTGGGTTGGTGGCGCACACCAGTTTTCAAATAGAGTGAGGCGGAGAGAACCACCTGAGGGTCTGGgcacatattttgaaaatggtCCCCAAGAGAATCTGGCACCAGCATCCAACACCACCTCTTAAGAGACAGTGCTCtacatcagtggttctcagctctAGCTCTGCATCAGAGACATATGGGGTCCAATTTCCAAAACTACAGGAGGCCTGGGATATAGTAAGCTGTACCTGTAACAAATGCCATAGGACTCTGATGTACTCAACAGGTTTGGGAATAAGATTTGTCCACATATCAGAGGAAAATCAAATGGCTCATTCCTAGGGATTTTTGTCACAGGACCTTTAGGGCTAGGGGAAGGGATACAGATGGGGGATGAAAAAGGAAGCCACCGATTCTGGGTAaaggggagggctggggactGCGGGTGAAGCGGAACTGGGAGTCAACATGGAGATTTGCCCTTCTCTTCACCCCCACCGCTGCAAGCCCACCTTGGGGTGAGGGGCTGTCCCAGGCAGCactggtggagggagaggaggagagaaatccCAAGCTGTAGCAGTGGGGAGAAAGGAAGTTCCTGCAGTCTTATGGCTTTCTAGGTGGCTGCCCATACAAAAGGCTATACCTAAATTGGGGACTGCCTGGCCTGTACTCATTGCCATAAATGGGCAGGAAGAACATAAATTTCCTGAGGGTAAACTACCTTTGGAATTGAAAATTTCAAGGGCTTTGCCCTTGAAATGTTTACCTTCGAtgacattttctttgtatatgGAGGCCAATTTAAAGATGAGTTAAGCTCTTGAGATGAATTACTATTCCACATTCCAATCTCTacatcctcttcctcttcccagccAGTGGGGCGATTTCCAGGCAATGGCATATCATCACCACACCAGCCATCTTGCATAGATTTTGGCCCTGATTGTGATTTGTGATACAAAGAGAAACATGATTTAATCAAACAATTCTTTCTGGAGAACAAGCACTCATTATGGGGGTGGGGAATCTAGGAAAAACCCcacttttatttcccttcacaAATCTACATGGTAGGAATCTATGTTTTATACTTGAAGTTTCCActaagcaagatttttttttttttaaagtaatctctacacccaacatggaccctgaactcatgaccctgagagagCAAGAGTCTTACGCTCTACACCACCTGAGTGAAtcaggtatgcctgggtggctcagtcagttaagtgtccaacttttgatctcggatcaggtcttttttttttttttttttttttttaatttatttatgacagtcacacagagagaaagagagaggcagagacacaggcagagggagaagcaggctccatgcaccgggagcccgacgtgggattcgatcccgggtctccaggatcgcgccctgggccaaaggcaggcgccaaaccgccgcgccacccagggatccctcggatcaggtcttgatctcagggtcttgatcaagcctcccactgggctccctgctgggtgtggagattactttacaaaaaaaaaaaaaaaggaaggaaggaaggaaaggaaaaaggaaaaaggaaaaaggaaaggaaaaaaagtatctcCCGTTCTTTTTACAAACAGACCATTCCTAAACATGGCCTTCTTGTTCAAACTCAACAATCTGTATGGCAACACACAGGGCAGAAAGGATCGAGGAAATTTCAAAGAattcattttgatatatattttcaaagagaatGGCCAGAAAGTATTGCAAGTTATGAGCAGAAAGCATCTCAACTGGATACTCAGCTTTTGGAATTCCTATGGGGACCCCACATACAACTTATGGGATAGTAATGATGTTCATCTGAATGTTGAATCAGGTCTTTCCTGaactttgttgattttctgtataaTATTCAGGGAGTAATCTGGAACTGAGCCAGTTTGGATATGCATCCACATTACTCTATAACCTGTCTCTAATGCTGGATAACATGAAAGTTGCTTGATTAGGTAATCTGATTTGGTAAAAGAGAACTTCGATTTGGTGAAGTAAATGCAAATCCTTATAGTTAACAGTTCTAAGGAAAGACAAGAACATCCAGAAAGCTAAAAAGAGCAAATCAAATtacaaattcaaagaaacaaacagtaaaaTCACATAGTAGGATACACAGATACATTTATCAATGATACAAACATTATCTGATTATTTAATTGTAGTCAACAAGAGATCACCACTGTGACAAAAGAGCCACCAGGAATTATCAATAACTTACCAGATTTGCTTAATGCTTGAGGACCAACAGAGCTGGAGCCCCACGTGGATGTGTTGGATGCTGCAGCAATGGGCTCCCCCCAGCTGGGACCACTGTCTATGGGTTTACCCCATGCTGAAGTACCATTATCCACAGTTGTGGCTGGAGTAGAAGGCTCCCCCCAGGGCTCACCCCAGCCTTTAGAAAGTGTGGGAAAAGAAGTCATCAGCACAAGGTAGGGTGGTGCAGGGCAATAAGGAGTACTCAGGGAACAAAAGATGAAGATGTTCATATTCACAGACTGAATAATGATGCTGCAATGGGCATGGGCAAAGACAATGGCTTCTGTTTTATGCAAAGAAGACAAATCATTTCCCATCATCATAATTTAACTACCggtgtgaaatttttttttttccatcacctatttcataaTTGCCCTCTGGGTGTAGAGCGGACTTTTTTTTGAATGACCTTAATTATGGCAAGTTATCCTcctttgaaaatgaatttaattccTGGAAAAGTCAAGTCAATCTGAGGCAAACCTAGTAAATCCAAGCAGGTAATCAAGTTGGGTAATAGTGTACATAAACGATTTTTACCATAAGTGCAACCTTTCAACATCACTATTCTGGggcaaaaaaaattaactacaatACCAACAATAGGTAGACATCCTACTTTTATACACGCTGGACAACACTTCTTAAAAATCCAGAGGTATCAGGTTGTCTAATGTAAAGCCATAAACAACATTCAAAAGAACTCAAACAGCCTTTTCCTTAGATGAATACCTCTTTCTTCTATGAATTAAATCCAAATACCATAAACTATCCTGGGGGGAAAAGAATTAGACGCTGAAAGGTTAGCTCATGAAAACATTCCTATCCCTCCAACGGGACTGCTTATTATTCCATTACCAAAGACAATGCATTCCAATGACACTTAATGAAAATGTCGTTGTCAAGATAATCTGCAGAGATAGGAATTAGCTCCTTGTTATGAGAGTGGGAATATGTGGGAATACACCAGAAAGGTATTATCAAATGTTTTGagcacacaaacatacacactgTATAACTAATAGACTTGGATTTCATGCCTACTTAAATAAATCCCTTCCAAGGCCAAATATAGCACAGGGTATTTAGAGAATATTGTACTTggatgcttgttttctttctggggATTCTGTaatcaaataacaaaacaaagtaagTAACGACTTGACTCAGAAGAACTGAGAAGTGTACAGCATCCCCAACAGATACCACTTTCCCAACTCTACCTTCTGCTGTCTTCCTAGCAGAGAACGGAGTGTGGGAGATTCACAACCAACATGGCCACAGACAGAGCTCGGTTCCTGATGTTAAACACCTTGCCCATTCTTTTATTCACTAGAAGCTCCTCCTGGgttggagggaggggggaaagccCTTTGTGCGCATATGCAAATACTGTTAAATCTTACAGCACCCGGTACATTGAAAGGAGGCTTACAATACTGTGAAACATTTTGTAACACCATCAGACTCCATTAAATGAAAACTTACCAGAGCCACTGCCTGCCTCTTTGTTTGAGATGGCACTTGCAGATGGTAGCAACTGGTGTACCTGTGCTTGCTGGTCTGAACGGCTGCTGCCATTTGGGACATTTTTGTTCCACATGTTCACATTTTTGTAGTTGTATTTGCTCGGATCTCCCCAAGCTGAAGTTCCGTCATCGATCTCCATTTTGCGACGTATGGATTCTGGGGATGGTTCCTCCCAGCCTGTGGGCTCTTCTTCTTTTGTTGGGGCTGGTATAGGTCCTCCCAGCCAGCCTGTACCAGGAGGTTTGCCTGTTGCTGGTGGGATTCCCCAAGACCCGACAATGTCTTGTTGCTTGTTCCAGTCTGGAGAAGTGACTGGCTTTGACGAATCTCCCCAACCTAGAGACTGATTAGACTTTGGAGGATCTCCCCATCCCTGGGAAGGATTAGGTTTAGAAGATTCATCCCATCCTGACGAATTATTTGGATTTATGTTATTTCCCCAAGTAAAAGAACTAGTTTTACCAAGTTCATTCCAACCAGAAACAGACCTGTCACTGTCACTACCTCCTGAGCTAGATTTCTTATTAGCCTCACCCCAATGGTTACTCCTTGACGTTTCTCCCCAGTTATCACTGGCAGAAACGGACCACCCTTGGTTTGATTTCTGTCCATCACCCCATCCCTGTTTGCTCTTTTGCGAATCATTCCATGCGGACTTCTCTTCTTTGCTGTTCCCCCACTGATTGCTCTTGACCATTCCTGTAGCAGCAGCATCATCTTCCCATCCCCCCTGGCAGCTTGAGCCTTTGGAATCTCCCCACCTCAGAGCAGGTTTGGGATCTCCCCACCCCGATACAGATGAGGTATCATTACTAGTAGGGCTAGTCTTATCTGTACATGCCCCTGAGTTAAAAGTCTGTGTTGCAGAGCTTCCCCAGGCCTCTGTCCCATTGTCagtctttctttcccctctagGTGATGTTTCCGTATCCCAGGCAGTATTCTGCTTAATAGGAGTCTGTCCCCAACCAGAGTTGGAGAGGACACGTGGATCCAAGTCAGTTCTGTTTACGATGCTTTGGAGTAATGTGTGCTGATCAATTTTTCTCCGATCTCTACTCTGATTTTCCCCAGTGGCTTTCTCCTCGAGGCGTCCAGTGCTTTCTGTACTACCTTCACTCTCCACTGTACCTCCTGTTTTGGCCCACACACTGTTCTGCTCAGTTGTCTGAGATGCGGCAGAAGCCTGATCCTCTTCCTCAGTAGATTTCCATCCATTTGTAAACTTCTTACCATTGCCATTTGCACTGTCATTGGAATGCTGATTGCTAGGCAGTTTGCTCCACTCCACGCTGGGTATATTAGTGCCAGTGTTTTGTGCAGGAGTTCCCCATCCTCGTCGACTTCCTCCAGAATTTGCGCCATTTCCACTTCCCCACGATGCATTCTGGGAATTCGTTGCCCCAGACTCCCACACACCTCCTCCTTTATTTGTGTTCACTTGAAAGTTAGTGCCCATAGGCCCATTTATGCCAGGCTGCATTAGAGTTGCATTCACAGTGTCACCATTAGCTTGGCCGTTAGGGCTCGAACATTTGTCTCCAGAGTAATTAGAACCATAGGCACCCCACGTAGTACCGTAAGAGCCTCCACTTTTTGGCTCTCCATTGCTAAGATGAGAAAGGGAAGTGCCATTCATAACCGATGGAGCCTGTATCTGAGGATGATTCATTGTGCTCACACGCCAGGCCCCTGTATTACTAGGCAGTTCGTTATTCTGTACTGAACCGGAGTTTGGTAAACTAGAGGTCATAAAGTTAGTAGTGTTATTTGGTCCAGTCATCTCAGTGGTAATATTCTGAGGTTGACCACTGAATGAAACCTTCTGTGTACCACTTACTTCAGATTCACAAGTTTCCTGAAGGCTTCCCCAGGTACCATGGGTGGAAGAACCACCCACTTTAGAGTTAATACTCTGATTGTTAGGCATCTGGCCTATGGTACTACACTGAATATTGATGCCAGAACTACCGCTCCCTACAGGCCCTTTGAGGGCAAGTCCGTTGTTGTCTAATACTGGCCAGGCACCATGGTTGCTAGCTGAATTCAAAGTGCTTGGATTTAACCCTCCATTTGATGAAGAACTTACAGTGCCCCAAGCATTCATTCTATTGTTGCTACTTTCTGATTTGCTTTCAGGAgcatccacagagacctgacatgTGCTTATTATGGCTCCATGGGAAAAACCCCATGGCCCAGGACTACTTCCATGGCCCACATTATTGCTGCTGCTACCAACCACAAACTTGTTTTGGGAACCAAGTCCAGTGCTATTCCGAAGGCCATCTTTTTCACCACCTGTGCTCCCTGAAGCCATGATAGTGATGTTTCTCTCTGATTCAGAACTGGAGGCAGAATCAGCATCCATACATTCTGAAGCCAACTCTGGATCACTGCCAGGGACTGAGGGCCATGCTTCTGTCTCAGGGGAGTCGTTTACAACAGCATTCTTACAATTTGTGCTAGAGTCACTCGGAGAAGACACAGGTCCCCGCTGTGAATTTTCATAATGGGATCCTGAAGTACTGTGGTTTATATctagaataaaggagaaatacaaaaaCTATTAAGTGCTTGGAAAGATGAGAAATGTTATAAACATATGTGGTTCCTCGACATTAACAAAATTTGATACTTGGCAGTATGGTTACAAAAGCACGGATTATATCCCAGCTACCAACTTTCCTTATCTAGTCATTAATTCCACACAGGCAGGGTATTTTGCGTTTTATTCACTGATGTTATCCTATGAGCCTAGGGCAGTACCTGGAACACAAGAGTCCCTCTCATTAGAGATCTGCTGCTGAATGAACAAACTATTACTTATCAGCAAGTAGAAGAATTTTAGTGTCAGGAAGAACTAGGTTGTAGTAATGTATTAGGATAATGAAGCAACCCAGGCCTAGAGGCCTGAcgtggaaaaaaaaagggggggctggGAAGGAGATGGGTAAGGACAAAGGAGCAGGACAAACTTGACTAAATGTATTAGAAACATATGAGAAAtcctttcctgtctttcctttcttaGAGGAGCTTTTTCACACAACGGTTTTGGGTATTAGAAcaagtttataaaaattacaaagcctttctttcccattttatttccatttcattagtGTTTATGTTCAACCTGAAATACTGCATGCaagtacaaatatttttagttgCATTCTccttcataaaaatttaatttacctTCATAGCCATATTTTTTAGGAGATCACAGAAttatgatgattaaaaaaatcaagtgctGACACTGAACATCATTAATGATCAGTCATAGAATCCTATAATCTTGGACTCACCGCTATACATTATCATCTAGTTATCTTCCTGCAGGTAGAGGGCAGGCAGTTCTCATGCTTCTAATACTTCCCCAGATTCATTCCTCTCATTCGGTTTAAGGATCTGGTAGTTAAAAGTTCCTCAGGGATATTAACCTGCATAAGATGTCTGCATTTAGACTGTCTTTAGGGGGTTGCTTATGTTGTAGTTTTCAACTAGAGTAGTACTCAGAATCCTACGTAGTGCTTTTAAATAACATACATGTTCAAATCACATCCTCACATCCCAGACCTAATAAACCAACTGCTAGGAGTTGCAAGCCTAGAAAACAAATGTAACTCACTACCAATGTACTGCAAATATAGAAAATCAGGTTCATCTTCCATCATTTCTCTCAAAGCACAATCATCAAGCATTAAAAAACTAGGAGTtagaaagaagagcagaaaaaagaCTAAAGAGAGACTAAAGGCGTATACATAATTCACCAATTACATGAATCTTAAAGTTCCATAACAAACTCTTATCTCCACTCCCAGTTgggaatcatttttttaagctgTCAAATGAAGTTTTTCATCATCTTTCAGTGCCCATGAGAAGCATTTTCCTCATGAAACACAGGATATCGAACAGTTTGTCTCATGGGGTAAAAACAAACCAATATATCAACACCGGCACCAGCAGTATCATCAATCAGGACCACGGATCATgtgttttctctgcatttttgtcACTGACTCCTTGAAACAACCCTAAAGCACCGGATACTACCTTTACTTTGTAGctgggaaaataaatgaaggcCCAGAGGCTAAGTTACAGAAAATCAGGTGAGGAAAGCAGGATTCAGCATTGAGTAATAAAGCAAGGTGGCTAAGTACATTGCTGAAACTCCACAGACACCAAGACTCAAGTCTGGGCTCTCTGCAGCAGTTGTATGACCAAATTTGCACAACAGGGAGACAGACAGTACCTCTTTACCCAGCTGTTAACTATACTGTCCTATGTGAAGTATTTAGTTCAGTGCCAGCTTCAAAGAAATGCTCCACCAGTGGCAGTTTGGTATAGTGATTAAGAGCACAACTTTGTAGTCAGACTGCTTGGGCTTAAAAGCTGCTCTGTCATTTCCTAGTTATATGATCACAGGCAAGATCCTCAATCTTTCTgtatcttagtttcctcatctgtaaagtgagaacAGTAATTGCACCTGTCTCAAACAGAATACTAACTCCTGGATCATTCCCCCACAGATGCCTAttcccaaaggagaaaaaaaattctgcttttttacTGGTTTTCTTCGTCTCAGTAAGTTTCCTAAAACCTAAGATTTATCCTTGCTTGCTTACTGTGCATGGCAAATCCCAACCACCACCGAACCCCAAATCCATCCACTTTTCTCCAGATCTAACAACCaagccaccatcaccatcatcagcaCCTCAAAGACGTCGAGTAAAAGTACTTGTTGcccattatttgttttttcacatGCATGTGTGTTTCTTGCCACTTCCACAGAGCAAGCGTAAGAAAGGAAGATTGAGAATGTTCGACAAAACCGCCTAGGCTGAACACAAAAGGACAGACCTGGAATTTAACAGTGCAGCAGCAGAAGCATTCCCATACTGACAGGAAAAGGCAAGGTACTTGGCATCAACACTAATGCTCAGCCTTGCGCTGGGACTACTGACCAATGAAAGAGGACCCAGAAATAAAGGGTAAAGATagtggaaaagaaacaaaagaagctaACATGTATGAAGCAATAGTTTTCCTATATACCAGAAGTAGTTGACAAGAAAATGTAATTGAGAAAAGAACCTAACTCTAACAGCCACAAAAATCACAAAGCAACTTAGAATACGGctaacagaaatatttaaagttatatGTGATTACGTTTTATTGCAGGCCACAGAAGACAACTTGATTAAGTACAGATACTTGTTCCTGAACAGGAAGACAGaataatattctttcttaaagTGTAATTCAATTATAAGAAATTACTAACAGGAGTCTGTAGCATGgataaagtgatttaa
Coding sequences:
- the TNRC6A gene encoding trinucleotide repeat-containing gene 6A protein isoform X1, whose translation is MRELEAKATKDVERTLSRDLVQEEEQLMEEKKKKKDDKKKKEAAQKKATEQKIKVPEQIKPSVSQPQPANSNNGTSTATSTNNNAKRATANNPQQQQQPQPPQQPQQPPQQPPQPPQQQPQPAQALPRYPREVPPRFRHQEHKQLLKRGQHFPVIAANLGSAVKVLSSQSESSALTNQQPQNNGEVQNSKNQSDINHSTSGSHYENSQRGPVSSPSDSSTNCKNAVVNDSPETEAWPSVPGSDPELASECMDADSASSSESERNITIMASGSTGGEKDGLRNSTGLGSQNKFVVGSSSNNVGHGSSPGPWGFSHGAIISTCQVSVDAPESKSESSNNRMNAWGTVSSSSNGGLNPSTLNSASNHGAWPVLDNNGLALKGPVGSGSSGINIQCSTIGQMPNNQSINSKVGGSSTHGTWGSLQETCESEVSGTQKVSFSGQPQNITTEMTGPNNTTNFMTSSLPNSGSVQNNELPSNTGAWRVSTMNHPQIQAPSVMNGTSLSHLSNGEPKSGGSYGTTWGAYGSNYSGDKCSSPNGQANGDTVNATLMQPGINGPMGTNFQVNTNKGGGVWESGATNSQNASWGSGNGANSGGSRRGWGTPAQNTGTNIPSVEWSKLPSNQHSNDSANGNGKKFTNGWKSTEEEDQASAASQTTEQNSVWAKTGGTVESEGSTESTGRLEEKATGENQSRDRRKIDQHTLLQSIVNRTDLDPRVLSNSGWGQTPIKQNTAWDTETSPRGERKTDNGTEAWGSSATQTFNSGACTDKTSPTSNDTSSVSGWGDPKPALRWGDSKGSSCQGGWEDDAAATGMVKSNQWGNSKEEKSAWNDSQKSKQGWGDGQKSNQGWSVSASDNWGETSRSNHWGEANKKSSSGGSDSDRSVSGWNELGKTSSFTWGNNINPNNSSGWDESSKPNPSQGWGDPPKSNQSLGWGDSSKPVTSPDWNKQQDIVGSWGIPPATGKPPGTGWLGGPIPAPTKEEEPTGWEEPSPESIRRKMEIDDGTSAWGDPSKYNYKNVNMWNKNVPNGSSRSDQQAQVHQLLPSASAISNKEAGSGSGWGEPWGEPSTPATTVDNGTSAWGKPIDSGPSWGEPIAAASNTSTWGSSSVGPQALSKSGPKSMQDGWCGDDMPLPGNRPTGWEEEEDVEIGMWNSNSSQELNSSLNWPPYTKKMSSKGLSGKKRRRERGTMKGGNKQEEAWINPFVKQFSNISFSRDSPEENVQSNKMDLSGGMLQDKRMEIDKHSLNIGDYNRTVGKGPGSRPQISKESSMERSPYFDKDGIVADESQNMQFMSSQSMKLPPSNSALPNQALGSIAGLGMQNLNSVRQNGNPSMFGVGNTAAQPRGMQQPPAQPLSSSQPNLRAQVPPPLLSPQVPVSLLKYAPNNGGLNPLFGPQQVAMLNQLSQLNQLSQISQLQRLLAQQQRAQSQRSVPSGNRQQQDQQGRPLSVQQQMMQQSRQLDPSLLVKQQTPPSQQQPLHQPAMKSFLENVMPHTTPELQKGPSPINAFSNFPIGLNSNLNVNMDMNSIKEPQSRLRKWTTVDSISVNTSLDQNSSKHGAISSGFRLEESPFVPYDFMNSSTSPASPPGSIGDGWPRAKSPNGSSSVNWPPEFRPGEPWKGYPNIDPETDPYVTPGSVINNLSINTVREVDHLRDRNSGSSSSLNTTLPSTSAWSSIRASNYNVPLSSTAQSTSARNSDSKLTWSPGSVTNTSLAHELWKVPLPPKNITAPSRPPPGLTGQKPPLSTWDNSPLRVGGGWGNSDARYTPGSSWGESSSGRITNWLVLKNLTPQIDGSTLRTLCMQHGPLITFHLNLPHGNALVRYSSKEEVVKAQKSLHMCVLGNTTILAEFASEEEISRFFAQSQSLTPSPGWQSLGSSQSRLGSLDCSHSFSSRTDLNHWNGAGLSGTNCGDLHGTSLWGTPHYSTSLWGPPSSSDPRGISSPSPINAFLSVDHLGGGGESM